In Candidatus Nitronauta litoralis, one DNA window encodes the following:
- a CDS encoding O-antigen ligase family protein: MHRCVTILLFTFLAFWGGHSASNNINDSFLAVTYFVASAIFGFFSIIYLFQNGVKQNTLGRPIITLLIFLGWLVYGYRYGLDGEQSLSMAVKYLSGMILAISFSIYSKEPKLFSTALWTLLVVGGIYGCLTFLLLHENELWNPLVDNGVATLFSNLNILGSFFLVPLAIWPFLAHREQKPLLKNTALLFGFLSLFGLYLSNSRGAQITGLGILGISFLYFQKKRGAGLIKLALIFLATVAISNIVPASSMKYLKLGQYSLAPPDEFNNGRFIKDTMGASLGHRFKYWKKSLEFIQEKPWSGSGPYSFIVLYKPYRTEFSHNAHNLFIQTTVDSGIIGLVLLVACLFTVAFKLLKKLTRGDPANKTHFIILGLILFGTQTHYLIEYFWHIPFFLTIFIFIVSMMKTGESEKDFKRGIRGLHAPLFFILAVFGGYLANNLYQYQNILHQNAIYEDSNPETITLLESAKSYCPRCQQPFLELSKYYLNQYRKFPEKPQWIKNSTEELLKAKNFNYSDEHYYLAWGDLLTEQGLETEAKGAYLKALKVNPKNHLILEKINGQKISHSDKKPIERF; encoded by the coding sequence ATGCACCGTTGCGTTACTATTCTCCTTTTTACGTTTCTCGCTTTCTGGGGTGGCCACAGCGCATCGAACAACATCAACGATTCATTTCTGGCAGTAACCTATTTTGTGGCATCCGCTATTTTCGGCTTTTTTTCTATCATTTACCTTTTTCAAAATGGTGTAAAACAAAACACATTAGGCCGACCAATCATCACACTCCTCATTTTTCTTGGGTGGCTGGTTTATGGTTACAGGTATGGGCTTGATGGGGAGCAAAGTTTGTCCATGGCTGTTAAATACCTGTCAGGCATGATACTCGCCATCAGTTTTTCCATTTATTCAAAAGAACCAAAACTGTTCTCCACAGCGCTCTGGACTCTTCTAGTTGTTGGAGGGATTTACGGGTGTCTGACTTTCTTGTTGCTGCATGAAAATGAACTCTGGAATCCTCTTGTAGACAATGGGGTCGCCACCCTGTTTTCCAATCTCAATATTCTCGGAAGTTTTTTCCTGGTGCCACTTGCCATCTGGCCTTTTCTAGCCCATAGAGAACAGAAACCACTTCTAAAAAACACGGCCCTTTTGTTCGGGTTCCTCTCTTTATTCGGGTTGTACCTTTCAAACTCCAGGGGGGCTCAGATTACAGGGTTGGGAATTCTGGGGATTTCATTTTTATACTTTCAAAAAAAACGAGGGGCTGGCTTAATCAAGCTTGCTCTCATATTTTTAGCTACTGTCGCAATATCCAACATTGTTCCTGCTTCCTCTATGAAATACTTAAAGCTGGGTCAATATTCGCTGGCACCACCTGACGAATTTAACAATGGAAGATTTATTAAGGACACCATGGGGGCTTCATTAGGTCACCGGTTCAAATACTGGAAAAAGTCTCTTGAATTTATTCAGGAAAAACCGTGGTCCGGTTCCGGCCCCTACTCCTTTATTGTCCTTTATAAACCTTACCGTACCGAATTCAGTCACAACGCCCACAATCTGTTCATTCAAACAACGGTGGACTCGGGAATTATTGGGCTCGTCCTGCTCGTGGCCTGTCTGTTTACCGTTGCATTTAAATTACTGAAGAAACTTACTCGAGGAGATCCGGCAAATAAAACTCATTTTATTATTCTGGGGTTAATTTTGTTTGGAACGCAGACCCACTACCTAATCGAATATTTCTGGCACATCCCCTTTTTCCTCACAATATTTATTTTCATCGTCTCCATGATGAAAACGGGAGAGAGCGAAAAAGATTTCAAAAGGGGTATCCGTGGACTGCACGCTCCGCTTTTCTTTATCCTTGCAGTATTCGGAGGGTACCTGGCGAACAACTTATACCAATATCAAAATATTCTTCATCAGAATGCCATCTACGAAGATTCCAATCCAGAAACGATTACTCTTCTCGAATCAGCCAAATCATACTGCCCCAGATGCCAGCAACCCTTTCTTGAGTTATCCAAATACTATTTGAATCAGTACAGAAAATTCCCGGAAAAGCCTCAATGGATCAAAAACTCTACCGAAGAGTTATTAAAGGCAAAAAATTTCAACTATAGCGATGAACACTATTACCTGGCCTGGGGGGACCTTTTAACTGAACAGGGGTTGGAAACCGAAGCTAAGGGAGCCTATCTCAAAGCATTAAAAGTTAATCCCAAAAACCATCTGATATTGGAAAAAATCAACGGCCAAAAAATAAGCCATTCCGATAAAAAACCAATAGAAAGATTTTGA
- a CDS encoding YfhO family protein, whose amino-acid sequence MKRGSPGNQNRGVNRQELVLAFYGFILIAVLYFYGMVTDDTVFSGHDFGLFFIPMRKLWLEQIVSGHFPFWNPYLLGGNPLFATLQTAVLYPFSWLYFIFPFYFTFNISIVLHYALAGFFMYLLMRKQNIGKEGALVSAIIFMLGGYMLAIHYYLSTLFPVAWSPLFLLVFLGGIFCRDIRGSFAAVLIAALMFFAGGVETCYQLFAWCLVFAAFPGLIYSGRNTGDWKFRARYTAIFFVLFVGVIAVQALPTWELSHLSDRHNGIPWDVATLWSMRLKDFVQFFFLDPYGYLENIKEVRFNQVWLHSLYLGSLPLMLFVYSSFQEGRRGWIFILIVLVSFDIALGKNGVLFPLFYDYLPGFNHFRYPVKFIFPAILVIAIGAGLGWDRLKNGSHSLKVNTRVSMVCLSLTIVSAAMFIWLKEFPEFWGDLFKRHILQEHFFSYRPSRNLDEMINQVISLYREKKVIFTTIYNGKRLLLFLFSYAILIYLFLQSQGRRKWALHACFSILCVDLFFSGFGFYFKVPVEKFEKQAPETRMILADKSLFRIFVTRDAESVGSKDGRIKKLSGLRVPKKTIPLDIRSRNGVYQVGGPVVIWRERYRQFYNLINHQSVEGRMKMLNALNVKYILTSNFVGPNYPLFLMNPPHSDEARKDRGDRGLKKIPTLSYKNENYKPRAFLVPECKTVISDQEMMASLFAKDFKPTRKVLLEEDPEFFKCGNDENRARMVEKGRVKITEKTYDSIQLEVRSPKRQILFMSESFYPGWVAKVNDQPVKIYRANMVFRAIVVPPGKSIVEMRYQPPLFNFGVGVSLVALLICGVFLKRGNFQLWF is encoded by the coding sequence ATGAAACGTGGATCGCCCGGGAATCAAAACAGAGGAGTCAACCGACAGGAGTTGGTGCTGGCTTTCTACGGTTTTATTTTGATCGCAGTTCTTTATTTCTATGGAATGGTGACAGACGATACAGTTTTCTCTGGTCATGATTTTGGTTTGTTTTTCATCCCGATGAGAAAGCTTTGGCTGGAACAGATAGTTTCGGGGCACTTTCCCTTTTGGAACCCCTACCTGCTTGGCGGAAACCCTTTGTTTGCCACTTTGCAAACCGCAGTACTCTATCCGTTTAGCTGGCTCTACTTTATTTTCCCCTTTTATTTTACGTTTAATATTTCGATCGTTCTGCATTATGCGCTGGCCGGTTTTTTTATGTACCTTTTGATGCGCAAGCAGAATATTGGGAAAGAGGGGGCGCTCGTTTCTGCCATAATTTTTATGTTGGGCGGGTATATGCTGGCAATCCATTATTATCTTTCAACCCTGTTCCCTGTTGCCTGGTCGCCCCTGTTCCTGCTCGTATTTTTGGGTGGGATATTTTGTAGAGACATAAGAGGATCCTTCGCGGCTGTCTTGATTGCGGCATTGATGTTTTTTGCCGGCGGCGTTGAAACCTGCTACCAATTGTTCGCCTGGTGCCTTGTGTTCGCTGCTTTTCCCGGGTTGATCTATTCGGGGAGGAATACCGGTGACTGGAAATTCAGGGCCAGATACACTGCGATCTTTTTTGTCCTGTTTGTCGGAGTTATTGCTGTTCAGGCTTTACCGACCTGGGAGCTCTCGCACCTGTCCGACAGGCATAATGGAATCCCCTGGGATGTGGCGACTTTATGGTCCATGCGCTTAAAAGATTTTGTGCAGTTCTTTTTTCTCGATCCCTATGGTTATCTGGAAAATATAAAGGAAGTCCGCTTCAATCAGGTCTGGCTGCATTCTTTATACCTTGGTTCGCTCCCTTTGATGTTGTTTGTTTATAGTAGTTTCCAGGAGGGAAGGCGTGGGTGGATTTTTATTTTGATCGTTTTGGTTTCTTTCGATATCGCCCTTGGAAAAAACGGTGTCTTGTTCCCTTTATTTTATGACTACCTGCCAGGCTTTAATCATTTTCGATACCCGGTCAAATTTATTTTTCCTGCGATTTTGGTGATAGCCATTGGGGCAGGGTTGGGTTGGGATCGCCTGAAAAACGGTTCTCATTCCTTAAAAGTGAACACACGGGTAAGTATGGTTTGCCTGTCGCTCACAATTGTTTCTGCCGCGATGTTTATCTGGTTAAAAGAATTTCCCGAATTCTGGGGAGATCTGTTTAAACGCCACATTCTTCAGGAACATTTTTTCAGCTATAGGCCTTCCCGAAATCTTGACGAAATGATTAATCAGGTAATTTCCCTATACAGGGAAAAGAAGGTTATTTTCACTACGATTTACAACGGGAAGCGGTTGCTGTTATTTCTTTTCTCCTACGCTATTTTGATTTACTTGTTTCTGCAATCACAGGGAAGAAGAAAATGGGCTTTGCATGCTTGTTTCAGCATCTTGTGTGTGGATTTGTTTTTCAGCGGGTTTGGATTTTACTTCAAGGTTCCGGTTGAAAAATTTGAAAAACAAGCTCCCGAAACCAGGATGATCCTTGCGGATAAATCCCTGTTCAGGATTTTTGTTACCAGAGATGCTGAATCTGTAGGTTCAAAGGATGGCAGAATAAAAAAGCTGAGTGGTTTGAGAGTGCCAAAAAAAACCATTCCACTCGATATTCGTTCCCGTAATGGTGTGTACCAGGTGGGAGGACCGGTTGTGATCTGGCGGGAGCGGTACCGTCAATTCTATAATCTGATCAACCATCAGTCCGTGGAAGGACGGATGAAAATGCTGAATGCCCTGAACGTGAAATATATTTTGACTTCAAATTTTGTGGGACCAAACTATCCCCTGTTTCTTATGAACCCTCCTCATTCCGACGAAGCACGTAAAGACCGTGGCGACAGGGGGCTTAAGAAAATCCCTACACTTAGTTACAAGAACGAGAATTATAAACCTCGTGCGTTTCTGGTTCCTGAGTGCAAGACTGTTATAAGCGATCAAGAAATGATGGCAAGCCTGTTCGCAAAAGATTTTAAGCCAACGCGAAAGGTTCTTCTTGAAGAAGACCCTGAGTTTTTTAAATGCGGTAATGATGAAAACAGGGCAAGAATGGTTGAGAAAGGTCGGGTAAAGATCACAGAAAAGACCTACGATTCGATTCAACTGGAAGTCAGGTCCCCGAAACGGCAGATTTTGTTCATGAGTGAAAGTTTTTATCCGGGTTGGGTCGCTAAAGTAAACGATCAGCCAGTAAAAATCTATCGAGCCAATATGGTGTTCCGGGCTATTGTTGTTCCACCGGGTAAATCGATTGTAGAAATGAGGTATCAACCACCGCTGTTTAATTTCGGGGTTGGAGTCAGTTTGGTCGCGTTATTGATATGCGGTGTTTTTCTTAAGAGGGGTAATTTCCAGCTCTGGTTTTAA